The genomic region AAGTCGACGGCCGACGCGTGCGCCATCCAGAGAAAGTCATCGCCCAGCACCGGGCCATGACCGGGATGGCGTTCCAGCAGTTCAACCTGTTCCCGCACCTGACCGCCTTGCAGAACGTCACCCTCGGCCTGCTCAAGGTCAAGAAGCTGCCCAAGGATCAGGCGGTCGCCCTGGCGGAAAAATGGCTGGAGCGGGTCGGCCTGCTGCAGCGCCGCGATCATTTTCCGGGGCAGTTGTCCGGTGGTCAGCAGCAGCGGGTGGCGATTGCCCGAGCCATTGCGATGAACCCGAGCCTGATGTTGTTCGACGAAGTGACCTCGGCACTGGACCCGGAGCTGGTCGGCGAAGTGCTGGCGGTGATCAAGGGGCTGGCCGAGGAGGGCATGACCATGTTGCTGGTCACCCACGAAATGCGTTTCGCCT from Pseudomonas asplenii harbors:
- a CDS encoding amino acid ABC transporter ATP-binding protein; its protein translation is MIATNDKQALLSIRGLHKQYGQLEVLKGVDLDMQRGNVVTLIGSSGSGKTTLLRCVNLLEEFQGGQITLDGESIGYSEVDGRRVRHPEKVIAQHRAMTGMAFQQFNLFPHLTALQNVTLGLLKVKKLPKDQAVALAEKWLERVGLLQRRDHFPGQLSGGQQQRVAIARAIAMNPSLMLFDEVTSALDPELVGEVLAVIKGLAEEGMTMLLVTHEMRFAFEVSDKIVFMNQGRIEEQGPPKDLFERPQSPRLAEFLRNTRF